AACTGACTTTTTACCAGGTTTTCACTACTATTTGTAAGAcgaggctttttttgttgttgttgttagaattCATGTTTTATTGTCACCCAGATGGCAATTAGGTTTATAATCttcatactttatattttttgtaaattaaaaaaattaagttttaaatagTCAATGGCTGGTTATGTTTTCAGAAAACATGATTAGACTAATTCATTGATGGTGGCTTCAAGCTTTTCCTTATTGGCCCCAGAAAATTCACCCACCTTTTGTCCCTTCTTAAAAAACTGGAATGTTGGCATGCATTTGACTTCATACTCTAAAGCAACATCCTGATAGTCATCCACATCTACTTCAAGGAATACCATGTTGGAATACTTTTCAGAGAGGGAATGAAAGAAAGACTTGATCATTTTGCAAGGCCCACACCATGTGGCTGAGAA
This genomic interval from Gorilla gorilla gorilla isolate KB3781 chromosome 3, NHGRI_mGorGor1-v2.1_pri, whole genome shotgun sequence contains the following:
- the LOC101124818 gene encoding thioredoxin-like, with translation MVKQIKSKVAFQEALDTAGNKLVVDFSATWCGPCKMIKSFFHSLSEKYSNMVFLEVDVDDYQDVALEYEVKCMPTFQFFKKGQKVGEFSGANKEKLEATINELV